AGTCAACCCAACTTCTAGCCAAGATTGGTATAGGCTCTATCAATCGCGCACAACAGGCTAACTATCTCGAAAAAATGACTTTTGCTAACACAATTGAAGAACTGGGGCTGAGTTTAAAATTAGAAACTGAAAACTACGTTTACAACATTACTACAGACTCAAGTAGCTCCTTTGTAACAGCCACCGCTAAAATTGATGAACTAAAAAGTTATGTAGGAGCCGTTTTTTTAGTCCTAGAAAATGGCGAAACTACTACAGTTGCAGTTAGGTGCGAAACAAATGCACCATCGAAAATATCTCCAAAATCGCCACAACTTAATGTAAAACAGCCAGTCTGTCCTGCTGGTTTGTCTGAAGTTGATTAAGATTCACAAAACTCAAGCTATCGCTACTAAAAGATAAGCTAGAAAAAAGTGCGATCACTCAACTTTAAATATTAATCAAGAAAATAATATACTATTAAGAGCAAAACTTTTACTATCATTCTTCGATAAAGAAGAAGATATGTATGTTGCTGAGTGTCCTTAAGTTGGGACAGTTGCTCAAGGCGAAACAATTGAAGAGGCTATTGCTAATCTCAAAGAAGCAACAAGATTATATTTAGAAGAATGTCCTTTATCTGATACTGATACTAGTCCCAGGTTTGTAACCAGTATAGAGGTTAGCTATGCCTAGATTGCCTAGAATATCAAGCAGTGAGGCAATTCATGTAAATAAGGAATAAATTATTATGCTTAATGGATTCAAGCAAAAAACGATAGTCAAAACTGGTGGTGTAGTAGAAATCTGTTCCCCAGAACTTCCAGCAGGCGCAACTGTAGAAGTGATAGTACTTATAGAATCAACCCAACAGCAGCCTCAAAAGCCTCTAACCAGCTTTATAGGAGCTGCGAAAGGTACTTTTACCACTCCACAGGAAGTTGATAACTTTGTTCGCCAAGAACGGGATACATGGGAATCCTAGATACTATTCAAGGCAAGCTAGTTTACCTCGATACCAATATCTGGATTTATGCTTTAGAAGGATATCCAGAGTTTATCCAAGATTTAACTCAGCTATTCCAAAGTATTGAGCAAGGCAATTTGAGTGCTGTAACAAGTGAATTGTCACTTGCTGAAGCATTAGTAAAACCATTCCAAAATCAGGACTTAGCCCAACAAACAACTTACAAACAGGCCATTAACAATTCACAAAATTTAATAGTGGTTCCTGTCAGTCGTCAAGTTTTAATTGAAGCTGCTAAACTCCGTGCCGTTGTCAAGATTAAGTTACCTGATGCTATCCACGCAGCAACAGCACTGCTGACTCAATGCTCTACTTTTTTAACTAATGACCAGCGCTTTGAGAGTGTCCCTGGCCTATCAGTAATTTTACTTTCACGAATTAATTCTTCTTAGTTAGGATACAAGAAGCAAAGCAATTTCGCCCTCAAAGCCAGTCATGACAGAAAAACAGACGCGGCGCAATTTCTTGATTACCACCGTTGCAACTGCTG
This region of Nostoc sp. UHCC 0302 genomic DNA includes:
- a CDS encoding PIN domain-containing protein, which translates into the protein MGILDTIQGKLVYLDTNIWIYALEGYPEFIQDLTQLFQSIEQGNLSAVTSELSLAEALVKPFQNQDLAQQTTYKQAINNSQNLIVVPVSRQVLIEAAKLRAVVKIKLPDAIHAATALLTQCSTFLTNDQRFESVPGLSVILLSRINSS